The genomic region TgcacgcatttaattatatgTTGAACGTATATTGCATCTGTCACAAATGGATAAAAGAGCGGAGCCACGGTATGATACAGTATTCTTCTGTATGAACGAACTATATCCCATGTCTGAAACTCACGCATTAGCTCTACTTTTTAGTAGTAGGGAATTTAATTTACAGCTTcttgtttcgatttttttatcttataaattttgttttatatctttCCACATTATGTTAATTAGTTAAAATGAAGCCCACGTAACcggtgaaaaggaaaattagtTATCCTCAGTATCAAAATTAATATCTGACTTTATTTTGTGTAAATCGCACCTTTTTAATGTTGCGtgtgaaaaacacaaacaaagcgCAGGAATCGTAAAATCTCCAACATTTTCCTGAGGTTCCACAGTTGAAATCGCACGCTTTTAAttgtcaaatatttttaagCTTCTCACACAACTGGTTGGAAAGACCTATCACGGATGAATCAtaattaaaaagtgtttgttttaagAATAAATATATGACATCAAAAAAACCCTTGTTTAGTCATCTTCATGAGAAACAAACAAGTAAAGCGTTTCCTCGGCTCATAACTACGCGATTGATTATAGATTTATTTCTCAATCTCCTTGGGTTTGGCCTCCTCCTGCACGATAATGTCCTTCAGGATGTCCTTCTTCTGTTCAAAGTAGTCTCTAAACCAGAAGATGTGGTCACGTTTCTCCTGAGCCGTAATGTAATGGTTTTTCGAGAGACCCACACAGACGAGCTCCATAAAATGTCGGATGGGACCCTTACGGGGGCACCACGATTCCAGATGTTCCTCGAGGAACACGTGTTCCGTGAAGGGCACCTGTGCTTCCTGCTCGCGGCCCTGCTCGTTGTTGATGGGAAACTTCCACAGCTTACCCTGCTCCGTCCAGATGGCCATCTTTTGGAAATAATTTGCCGGTGGATGTGTGACCGCAAGCCGGAGTTCCCGATCGTTCAGCTTCTGCCAGGTGGATAGCTTGTCCGGGGTATCCTTCAATGATGCAAGATCGGTAAAAATACCAAGCGGCTCTTCGTTGAACAGTTTCACGCTTCCGGGACCGCCGGGACTTTGGGCCAAAAGCTTAGAGCTGGCTCGTCGTCTCTCGAAGCGTTCTCTCGGGGCTCCGAACGTGCGCTGCTGGTCTTGATCGTCGCCGTCACGTCTCTGTTTGCCTCCTCGCTTGGAATCGATGGACTTCTTCACCAAGGAACTGCGTGTCTGATCTCTGGCCTCCTTGCCTTGCGTGTTCCTATCTACGGTCATACCCGTGATGATGTCGGTGAGATTGCCTTCACCGGTCGTAGGGGAAGTCGTACCAAGCAGCTTCGATAGCAGCTCGgattccgttttcttttcatctccTCCCAAAGCACTGGCAACCTTACGCGTGGCCTGCGCTAGATCCTTCGGTCGCTCGTCTTCATCCGAGTCGGAGTCGGAATCGgcatctttctttttctcgttcGCTTTCTTTCCTCTCGGCCGCGGTAGGTCCACCTTTTTGACGAGCTTCACATCACTTTCCGTGCTCATCATTGCGAGCAGCTCGTTCAGTCGGTTCAGTGCTTTAGCTGACTTTTTGGAGTCTTCTTCCGATTCACGCTGGTTGATGGTCggttggggtttttcttttccatctccgGGTGTGTTGGAATCGCTCGAAAACCCATTGCTGGATAATAGGCCTCGGAGACTCTTTATCTTATGTAACCTACAATGAAAACACCGGCAACCGGGACAATATGATCAATAGGATTGTGGGAAGGATTGAAAACTATAGTTACCTTAACAGAGAAACGCGAGCTATGTTAAACATTTCGATACTTTGACTATTTAATCCCGAAAATCGGAAATTTCTttgcaaacataaaattttaacacCACCGATCTATCCACGATGTGATtgtttacgttatttcggtaTCGAATGACGTTTCTCTTTGGGAAACATCTGTCAAACGTTTCACGACAGTTTGTAAACATCAGGCGCGGTTTTTGCGAACATTCCTCACGTGTTTGGTTTGAATAACCGTTAGTTTtagtaattttcaattttattttaacatcgACTACAATAACATGACACGTGAATAGTTTGAACTACTAACGAATAGTAACATTAATTTAACATCTTAAGGAATAGTTTGAGTAAACTACCGTATACGAGAACAATGTTGGCAAGAATAGTTGAATAGTTGCAACAAATTATCTCAATTGTAGCAACGCATGTCGTGAGTGCTATCGACGCACGAATCACTCCTAATTCAACATTCTCAGCACATGATAGTAAGAGTAAACTCTTTTGGCAAGACATCAGACAACAAATGGATTCTTCGCCAGTTCGGATCTGATGTTTTCGGTCTTTCCGTTAAGCGAATTTATTTATACCATTGCCGTGCAGTTGTTGCTTGTTCCGTGGAGGAGGGTCGCGCAGTCAGTCATCTGAGTTCCACCGGTTCAGTCGTTTCCTCTCATTGATCGTAAAAGCAGTGCAAGATGATGGACTTTTTCATTGCCAAGAATCACAACACTTCCGAAAGTCCAGTCAAAGTAGAACTTCTTACTTTGAATACTAAGAAGGAGAGCCAAAATGGATTTGATTCGATGAAGGCCTTGGCTGAGCCCACGCCAGCCGCGCCCTCTCCAGAGCCAGTGTTCAgtggtttcaattatttgccGATGGAAGTAAGTAGAAGCTAGAACTTCCACCACAAGTGATGTGATGAAATGTGTGTCCTTTTTCGCTAGCTACTGctgaaaataatgaaacaaatctCGGTCGACGATCGTCTAGCGTGCGGACAGACATGCCATCGGTGGATGGAGGCGGCACACTACTACCTTCCGTTCAATCAACGCATCGTGTACAAGTTCACCAACGTCAACTTCACCGACTACGAGCCACCGATCAAGAATTTCCTCGATGCGTTCAGAATCTTCCCGCGTATCGCCATCAAATCGTGCACCTTCTACGGGAACAGTCAGTTCTGGTCGCTTTTTGGAGAGTACGTGATTGAGCTTTCGCTGAAGAACTGCCTGATCAAGGACACCGAGCTCCTGTACATCTTGGAGAACGTGCCAAATCTGCGCCAACTGAAAATAGAGCAGTGTGACGATCTGTTTCGCTCGTGGTATTTCGAGAAACGGATGAGCTGCTGCCAGTCTCACTTTGTTCTGCCCTGCTTGGTGGACGTGTCGCTCGCGAACAATGACTTCTTGGACGAGCTGCACTTCAACAAGCTGATGACCCTAGCGCCAAATATTGCGCACTTGGACATTTCACACTGCTTCAAGATGATCGCTTCCCACCGGCGAGTGGCCATGGTTGAGCACATTATGCGGTTCATCAACATGCACCAGTTCCAGCTGCTAACGCTCAAGTTCAGCGGAACCCTCGCGATAGACGACATTTGCCTTAGTACGCTCGCGATGATCGATGGGTTGAGCTTGGACACGTTCAGTATGACGTTTTGTGATAAGATTCCTGCGGCGATCATAGATCTGTTGCGTCGCCAACCGGATCTCAACATAACGCAGGATCTTGAGTGGAAGGTGGGCCGTCACCCAATTAAGGCACCCGGGTTCATCAGTTTTCTGGTCCGGCAGACAAACCTTGTGCATCTTGATTTGACCTCTTCCCTGGGCGTTACCGATGAGGTGATGGAACTGATCACGACCTGTCTGCCCAAACTGCAAACACTCAAACTACGCCGCTGCATTCTGATCACCGATGAGGGCATTATGAACATTGTAAATCTTCAGCATTTGGAGGTACTCGACCTGTCCAACTGTTACCGCATCTCCGATCAAGCCATGTACCGTGGGGTCAttgggaggaaaatgaaaaatttcacCGAGCTGTACCTTTGCGAGCTCCCAACGTTGAGTGATTATTCGCTGATACAGGTGACGCTCAATTATGAAATGATACAAATCTTGGACCTAAGCAATAGCCCGAACGCGGCCACTGATGCTACGATGCAGTACATCAACTACTACCTGGTGTCACTGAAGCAGCTCCATCTTTACTGCTGCACCAAACTCACCGATTCGGGTCTCACTGGGATTGATCTTCCCGTGAAGCCAATGATCACGTGGGATCAGGAGGAAACGTTTCCACTGGATCGTTTATTTAAACTGCGAGTGCTGAATCTGACCGGATGCTATCGAATTTCGGATTTGTCTCTGCAGAATGCCTTCAAGTTGGCGGAGCTGAAAGAGTTACATCTAGCTCGCTGCTATCAGGTAATAATCGGAGATCGTTGATCCTCGGGTTCTTAGTTAACCTCTTCTTCGTCCTCACCTATCCACTAGATATCGGAAGAGGGCATTCGAGTGCTCTCCGAAAGCGCGAAAGCGCTGGAATTCATCGACCTTAGCGAGTGTCCCAACATCAACGATAGCTGCATCGAAATGCTCACGTCCAACCTGAAGCGGCTGCGGACACTGAAGGTTAACAAGTGTCCAAAGCTGACGAACGCCTGCCTGGAGATCATCGGCCGGAACTGCAGCTATCTAAAGGTAAGCTTCGTCCCATCCACCTagcttccctccttcttcctGTGCTCCATCCTGTGCCGTCCCGATGCCTTTCCGTCAACTGTGTCCAGATTCCTCACACGCTTGAAGTTTCCCTACAGTTCCTGCACGTTAGTGCCTGCCCGCGGTTGAAGAAGCCCAAGGAGCGCCTTGCGCACCTGACGTCTTTGAAGGCGGTCTATGTTGAGTGGTAGCATCTAGCACAGAAAGTGAAAGGAAATTGCAAACTCATATTGTAATTAAATGTTTCGAATTTATAAGAACTATTATAGAGCATCAAAAACTATTCGAAAAAGTGACGACGGTCAAATGATGAATGTTCTTCgttaaataaagtaaaagttATTTTAAGCAAGTCCCATGTATGTTGCAATAATGTGTTCAATGGCAGACGGCAGACTCGATTTTATTACGAAGAGATCGATGACACAATCGAAGCACCACGAGACTACacgtattttgtttgtaaacaaattacTTCCGTTGATCACCGTTAAACACTATTCCTCCGAGGATCAACGATCTACCAATTGTAAGATCGTGGGCGCTTCGTCTTCGAGGGAAGCAGCGTCAATGGGTGAGTGTGAAAGAAAGTGTCAATGTCAATGTCGTAGCCCTTGAATACACGGTCGTTAACGCAATCGGTGATACTCAGCTGGGGTGTGTGATATCCTGGCGTGATCGTGTGTctatttttagaacaatcgATCGACGACTAATCGTCGTCGGTGGTAAGGCGGAACCGGGTTCTCGGTATCGGTAGTGACTAGAGTGACTTTCACCGATCTGTTTGTGCCTGCACCGTTGTATCGCGCCATTTAGACAGCTGATTTTGTCACGATGGAGATGTCCATTGAGAGTTGGTTCAACCTGCACTACTACGGCTTCGGACATGACGGCGAACCGTTGAGTGATGGGGAAGAGGACGAAGAGGATTTAGAGAGTACACCGGAAGAACCGATTGAGGAGATCGATGATCGGGAGTTTCCTTTTCATGATGATGTTTTCTACATAAACCTAAAAGGCCCTCGAGTTCGCACCGGATTCGATAATCTTCCAATGGAGGTAATGCTTTAATTGTGTGACCATTCGAGTGCGTTTCCACATCTACATTTTTTTACATGCTCCTCTTTGTAGATCTTGATCAATATATTCCGCTTCCTTAACGCGGTGGATCGGGATTCGGCTGCACTCACCTGCAAGCGGTGGTTCGACGCGATGGGTTACCGGGACTTTCTCGGCGAGGTGTGCTTCCACTTCGAGGAGGTGACCATCTGCGATGCGACACCCCCGATCGAGCTGTTTCTGCGCAGCTTTCGGCACTTTTCCAACATCAAACTGACGCGCGTCACGTTCAACGGGTACTGTGAGTTCTGGGACGTGTTCGGGGACTACATTCACGAGATCACATTCTCGAACTGCCCGAATGTGACGAAGTCGAAGCTCACGATGATCCTGAAGCGGCTGCCGTTTCTTGAGTGTCTGGTGTTGGAGGAGTGCGATGAGTTGTTTAAGAGCTGGACGCCGGTCGACAAGAAGCGCATCGAGCCGACCTGTAAGAACCTTCGCAAGCTGGCCCTGCGCAAAAACAATGCCTTC from Anopheles coustani chromosome 3, idAnoCousDA_361_x.2, whole genome shotgun sequence harbors:
- the LOC131259695 gene encoding small ribosomal subunit protein mS31 is translated as MFNIARVSLLRLHKIKSLRGLLSSNGFSSDSNTPGDGKEKPQPTINQRESEEDSKKSAKALNRLNELLAMMSTESDVKLVKKVDLPRPRGKKANEKKKDADSDSDSDEDERPKDLAQATRKVASALGGDEKKTESELLSKLLGTTSPTTGEGNLTDIITGMTVDRNTQGKEARDQTRSSLVKKSIDSKRGGKQRRDGDDQDQQRTFGAPRERFERRRASSKLLAQSPGGPGSVKLFNEEPLGIFTDLASLKDTPDKLSTWQKLNDRELRLAVTHPPANYFQKMAIWTEQGKLWKFPINNEQGREQEAQVPFTEHVFLEEHLESWCPRKGPIRHFMELVCVGLSKNHYITAQEKRDHIFWFRDYFEQKKDILKDIIVQEEAKPKEIEK
- the LOC131259688 gene encoding F-box/LRR-repeat protein 20-like; translation: MMDFFIAKNHNTSESPVKVELLTLNTKKESQNGFDSMKALAEPTPAAPSPEPVFSGFNYLPMELLLKIMKQISVDDRLACGQTCHRWMEAAHYYLPFNQRIVYKFTNVNFTDYEPPIKNFLDAFRIFPRIAIKSCTFYGNSQFWSLFGEYVIELSLKNCLIKDTELLYILENVPNLRQLKIEQCDDLFRSWYFEKRMSCCQSHFVLPCLVDVSLANNDFLDELHFNKLMTLAPNIAHLDISHCFKMIASHRRVAMVEHIMRFINMHQFQLLTLKFSGTLAIDDICLSTLAMIDGLSLDTFSMTFCDKIPAAIIDLLRRQPDLNITQDLEWKVGRHPIKAPGFISFLVRQTNLVHLDLTSSLGVTDEVMELITTCLPKLQTLKLRRCILITDEGIMNIVNLQHLEVLDLSNCYRISDQAMYRGVIGRKMKNFTELYLCELPTLSDYSLIQVTLNYEMIQILDLSNSPNAATDATMQYINYYLVSLKQLHLYCCTKLTDSGLTGIDLPVKPMITWDQEETFPLDRLFKLRVLNLTGCYRISDLSLQNAFKLAELKELHLARCYQISEEGIRVLSESAKALEFIDLSECPNINDSCIEMLTSNLKRLRTLKVNKCPKLTNACLEIIGRNCSYLKFLHVSACPRLKKPKERLAHLTSLKAVYVEW